In a genomic window of Callithrix jacchus isolate 240 chromosome 22, calJac240_pri, whole genome shotgun sequence:
- the LOC144580779 gene encoding uncharacterized protein LOC144580779 isoform X2, which produces MPCPAASPWSSSKASHAFTDALADTAQFCTWSPGFRVGYAERRGAHPGGRGWSASSHRWCPGEQKGLVWVWPLDCQDGATGRNHYGYGDPESLTLLNLFNDTFHIMSSRRGNARGLATVSPF; this is translated from the exons ATGCCTTGTCCGGCCGCGAGTCCATGGTCGTCTTCGAAGGCTTCACATGCGTTTACG GACGCGCTGGCGGACACTGCGCAATTTTGCACTTGGAGCCCTGGATTTCGGGTTGGGTACGCGGAGCGTCGAGGCGCGCATCCTGGAGGCCGCGGCTGGTCTGCTTCAAGCCACCGTTGGTGCCCGGGAGAGCAGAAGGGCCTGGTGTGGGTGTGGCCCTTGGACTGCCAAGATGGGGCTACTGGAAG GAATCACTATGGTTATGGGGACCCCGAGTCTCTGACGCTCCTGAACCTCTTCAATGACACCTTCCACATCATGAGTTCCAGACGGGGCAACGCGAGAGGGCTGGCCACAGTCTCTCCCTTTTGA